The following are encoded together in the Anaerostipes caccae L1-92 genome:
- a CDS encoding NAD(+) synthase, producing the protein MKDGFIKVAAATPKVKVADPEYNTKEIIKIIRQAGDEEASLLVFSELAVSGYTCGDLFLQDPLLEESLKGLMEIKKETKGMDMVVTVGCPLVVEHKLYNCGVFLFDGRILGVVPKIHLPNYGEFYEARHFAKGKREVKDILLDGEYVPFGANILLECTNIPELTIAMEICEDLWVPLPPSTHHALAGATVICNPSASVETTTKEVYRSALVSNQSARLLSGYVYANAGEGESTTDVVYSGHHLICENGTVLAEAKRFVNDIIYADMDVKRLVAERRKMTTFFEEDSEEYRSVPFILPVKVNQITRKFPKNPFVPSSREEREKRCDEILSIQSMGLKKRLEHTNCTHAVVGISGGLDSTLAVLVTVRAFDMLDIPRENIICVTMPCFGTTDRTYQNAVSLIHELGATLKEVNIEKAVRQHFKDIEHEEDVHDVTYENSQARERTQILMDIANKYNGMVIGTGDMSELALGWATYNGDHMSMYAVNCSVPKTLVRYLVLYYAETVENKELSDVLMDVLDTPVSPELLPPVDGVISQKTEDLVGPYELHDFFLYYMLRFGFPKAKLYRMAKLTFAGDYDDETIQKWLDKFYWRFFSQQFKRSCLPDGPKVGSVAVSPRGDLRMPSDASVNIWQKS; encoded by the coding sequence GATTATCCGGCAGGCAGGAGATGAAGAAGCCAGCCTTCTTGTTTTTTCTGAACTGGCCGTTTCCGGCTATACATGCGGGGACCTGTTTTTGCAGGACCCTCTGCTGGAGGAATCCCTTAAGGGACTCATGGAGATCAAGAAGGAAACAAAAGGGATGGACATGGTCGTCACCGTGGGCTGTCCTCTGGTTGTGGAGCATAAGCTTTATAACTGCGGTGTGTTTTTATTTGACGGACGTATTTTAGGGGTGGTGCCGAAGATCCACCTTCCGAATTACGGAGAGTTTTATGAAGCCAGACATTTTGCAAAAGGAAAAAGAGAGGTAAAGGACATTCTGCTGGACGGGGAGTATGTTCCGTTTGGAGCAAACATCCTGCTGGAATGCACAAATATCCCGGAACTGACCATTGCCATGGAAATCTGTGAGGACCTGTGGGTTCCTCTTCCGCCGAGTACTCATCACGCTTTGGCCGGGGCAACCGTTATCTGTAATCCGTCTGCCAGCGTGGAGACTACCACGAAGGAGGTTTACAGGAGCGCCCTCGTGTCCAATCAGTCTGCAAGACTGCTTTCGGGTTACGTGTATGCCAATGCAGGAGAGGGAGAATCCACAACGGATGTAGTTTACAGCGGACACCATCTGATCTGTGAAAACGGAACCGTGCTGGCAGAGGCGAAGCGGTTTGTAAACGATATTATCTATGCGGACATGGACGTGAAGCGCCTTGTGGCAGAGAGAAGAAAAATGACGACGTTTTTCGAGGAAGATTCTGAGGAATACCGTAGTGTGCCGTTTATTCTTCCGGTAAAAGTAAACCAGATTACAAGAAAGTTTCCAAAGAATCCGTTTGTGCCGTCCAGCAGGGAAGAGCGGGAGAAACGGTGTGATGAGATCTTATCGATTCAGTCTATGGGACTGAAAAAACGTCTGGAACATACGAACTGTACGCATGCGGTGGTGGGAATTTCCGGAGGACTGGACTCTACCCTTGCAGTTTTAGTAACTGTGCGTGCTTTTGATATGCTGGATATTCCAAGGGAAAATATCATTTGCGTCACGATGCCGTGTTTCGGTACGACAGACCGGACATACCAGAATGCAGTATCCCTGATCCATGAATTGGGAGCCACTTTAAAAGAAGTTAATATCGAGAAAGCCGTCAGACAGCATTTTAAAGATATTGAACATGAGGAAGATGTCCACGATGTGACCTATGAAAATTCCCAGGCCCGGGAGAGGACTCAGATCCTCATGGATATCGCCAATAAGTATAACGGCATGGTCATCGGGACCGGCGATATGTCAGAGCTTGCTCTTGGCTGGGCTACCTATAACGGAGACCATATGTCCATGTATGCGGTGAACTGTTCTGTGCCGAAGACTCTGGTGCGCTATCTGGTACTGTATTATGCAGAGACGGTTGAAAATAAAGAGTTATCCGATGTGCTGATGGATGTGCTGGACACCCCGGTAAGCCCGGAACTGCTTCCTCCGGTGGACGGTGTGATCTCGCAGAAGACAGAGGACTTGGTGGGGCCGTATGAACTGCATGATTTCTTCCTATATTATATGTTGAGATTTGGTTTTCCAAAGGCAAAGCTTTACCGAATGGCAAAACTTACTTTTGCAGGGGATTACGACGATGAAACCATACAAAAGTGGCTGGATAAATTCTACTGGCGGTTCTTCAGCCAGCAGTTTAAGCGCTCTTGCCTGCCGGACGGGCCGAAGGTGGGAAGTGTAGCAGTGTCTCCAAGAGGGGATTTGAGAATGCCGAGCGATGCCAGCGTGAATATCTGGCAGAAGTCATAG
- a CDS encoding Gfo/Idh/MocA family oxidoreductase, producing MKKVKVCLIGSGRAGMIHARNMAGSVPGGEIYATCDPDISAAKAAAEELGIETYYQDYTEALSDEQIDAVIIACPTKYHREIAVAAANEGKHIFCEKPMAMNEEECDEMIKAAVDNGVKLQIGFMRRFDDSFREAKKMIEEGEIGDVVLVKSHTRGPSKPREWMYDIEKSNGPLAEVCSHDIDTVRWFAGSELKSVYALGGNFRNKEIADQYPDFYDNVIVNAEFENGVHACIEGAQYVQYGYDARVEILGTKGVICIGDMHEKKITSANETHELKRPSMHSWTHLFKDAYLLEDRSFVEAILNDSEVECSGHDGKMAVKIVKAGNESIVQKKIVKL from the coding sequence ATGAAGAAAGTTAAAGTGTGTTTGATCGGTTCCGGAAGAGCAGGGATGATTCATGCAAGAAATATGGCGGGAAGTGTTCCGGGCGGTGAGATTTATGCCACCTGTGACCCGGACATCAGTGCAGCCAAAGCCGCGGCAGAGGAGCTTGGAATTGAGACTTATTACCAGGACTATACGGAAGCGCTCAGTGATGAACAGATTGATGCGGTAATCATTGCCTGCCCGACCAAATATCACAGAGAAATCGCGGTGGCTGCGGCTAATGAGGGAAAACACATTTTCTGTGAAAAGCCTATGGCGATGAATGAAGAAGAGTGTGATGAGATGATCAAGGCCGCAGTGGACAACGGCGTAAAGCTCCAGATCGGATTTATGAGGCGGTTTGACGACAGCTTCAGAGAAGCCAAAAAAATGATCGAAGAGGGAGAAATCGGAGATGTTGTCCTGGTGAAATCTCACACGAGAGGACCGAGCAAGCCCCGTGAGTGGATGTATGACATTGAAAAGAGCAACGGCCCTCTGGCGGAGGTGTGCAGTCATGACATTGACACGGTACGGTGGTTTGCAGGAAGTGAATTAAAGAGTGTCTATGCATTGGGAGGGAATTTCCGGAATAAAGAAATCGCAGACCAGTATCCGGACTTTTATGACAACGTGATCGTGAATGCGGAATTTGAAAACGGAGTGCACGCCTGCATTGAGGGAGCGCAGTATGTGCAGTATGGCTACGATGCCAGAGTCGAGATCCTTGGCACAAAAGGGGTGATCTGTATCGGGGATATGCATGAAAAGAAGATTACAAGTGCCAATGAAACCCACGAACTCAAGAGACCTTCAATGCACAGCTGGACTCATCTGTTCAAGGATGCGTACCTTTTGGAAGACAGAAGTTTTGTCGAAGCGATTTTAAATGACAGCGAAGTGGAATGCAGCGGCCATGACGGAAAAATGGCAGTGAAAATTGTGAAGGCGGGGAATGAATCAATTGTACAGAAGAAAATAGTGAAGTTATAA
- a CDS encoding PTS mannitol transporter subunit IICBA, whose amino-acid sequence MGNEATGFRARIQKFGGVLSGMVMPNIGAFITWGLITAMFLKTGWFPNEKIAVLIDPMLKYLLPTLIGYTGGKNFYGDRGGVIGAAATMGVIVGSDIPMFMGAMIMGPLAALCMKQVDRLFEGRVKPGFEMIVNNFSCGILGIFLVLAAFFAIGPFVQVLNHVMSAGVNVIIDHGLTPFASIFIEPAKVLFLNNAINHGILGPLGITQAAEAGKSILFILEPNPGPGVGVLLAYTFFGTGTAKKTAPGVAIIHAFGGIHEPYFPYILMKPQMILASICGAVSGNFIFQMFNCGLVATASPGSYFSVLAVAPKSDYLPIIAGMLVSTAVSFGVGAFILRLCRDSDEEALQKAVAKKDSMKAEGTGGGGRIGAQEVIDFTGKVIKKVYVACDAGMGSSAMGASILKDKAKQAGLDIEVKNVAIPNLPADVDVVVTHESLTERAMRERPEAVHISVDNFLSSPKYDEIVKKLTEAKNPLPVLKKENIKVTDQPKTKEDAIHMIAQMLLKDGYVTESYEKGMLLREKENPTNLGNGIAIPHGVLEAKKEIKASGIAALIVPDGIVWNDETVRLVIGIAGADQEHLSILSNVALTLNEEEAVRKIVDGRDADELYHILTK is encoded by the coding sequence ATGGGAAATGAAGCGACAGGATTCCGTGCCAGGATCCAGAAGTTCGGAGGAGTTTTAAGCGGCATGGTAATGCCGAATATCGGGGCGTTTATCACTTGGGGACTGATTACGGCAATGTTTTTAAAGACAGGCTGGTTTCCAAATGAAAAGATTGCCGTACTGATCGATCCGATGTTAAAGTATCTGCTTCCTACTTTGATCGGTTATACGGGAGGAAAGAACTTTTACGGCGACCGCGGCGGTGTCATCGGTGCGGCAGCTACCATGGGAGTTATCGTAGGATCTGATATTCCGATGTTTATGGGAGCCATGATTATGGGACCTTTGGCAGCTCTCTGTATGAAACAGGTGGACCGTTTGTTTGAAGGCAGGGTAAAACCGGGATTTGAAATGATCGTCAACAATTTTTCCTGCGGGATTCTTGGAATCTTCTTAGTGCTGGCAGCATTTTTTGCGATCGGACCGTTTGTACAGGTATTAAACCATGTGATGTCTGCCGGAGTTAATGTCATCATCGATCACGGCCTTACACCTTTTGCGAGTATTTTTATTGAGCCTGCGAAGGTTCTGTTTCTTAACAATGCGATTAACCACGGAATTCTTGGACCTCTGGGAATCACCCAGGCGGCAGAGGCAGGAAAATCAATCTTATTTATCCTGGAGCCGAATCCGGGTCCAGGAGTGGGCGTTTTGCTGGCCTATACATTCTTTGGTACAGGAACAGCGAAAAAGACGGCGCCTGGTGTAGCAATCATCCATGCATTCGGTGGAATCCATGAACCTTATTTTCCATATATCCTCATGAAGCCTCAGATGATCCTTGCATCTATCTGCGGTGCGGTGTCAGGAAACTTTATTTTCCAGATGTTTAACTGCGGATTGGTGGCAACCGCTTCACCGGGAAGTTACTTTTCCGTGCTGGCAGTGGCGCCGAAATCTGACTATCTTCCGATCATTGCCGGAATGCTCGTATCCACTGCCGTATCATTTGGGGTCGGCGCATTCATCCTGAGGCTCTGCCGTGATTCTGATGAAGAAGCACTCCAGAAGGCAGTGGCAAAGAAAGACTCTATGAAGGCAGAAGGCACAGGCGGCGGAGGCCGTATCGGAGCGCAGGAAGTCATTGATTTCACAGGGAAAGTCATCAAAAAAGTATATGTGGCATGTGACGCCGGAATGGGTTCCAGTGCCATGGGAGCATCTATACTCAAAGATAAGGCAAAACAGGCAGGCCTCGATATTGAGGTGAAAAACGTGGCAATCCCCAATCTTCCGGCAGATGTGGATGTGGTTGTTACCCATGAATCACTGACGGAGCGGGCTATGAGAGAGCGCCCGGAGGCGGTACATATCTCCGTGGATAACTTTCTTTCCAGTCCAAAGTACGATGAGATCGTAAAAAAACTGACAGAGGCAAAAAATCCTCTTCCGGTACTGAAAAAGGAAAATATCAAAGTCACAGATCAGCCAAAAACAAAAGAAGATGCAATTCATATGATTGCGCAGATGCTTTTAAAGGACGGATATGTCACAGAAAGCTATGAGAAGGGCATGCTTTTGAGGGAAAAAGAAAATCCGACCAATCTGGGCAATGGAATCGCTATCCCGCACGGTGTTCTTGAAGCCAAGAAGGAAATTAAAGCATCGGGTATCGCTGCATTAATCGTACCGGATGGAATCGTCTGGAATGACGAGACAGTGAGGCTGGTGATCGGGATCGCAGGAGCCGACCAGGAACACCTGTCCATTCTTTCAAATGTCGCACTTACTCTGAATGAGGAGGAGGCAGTAAGAAAGATTGTAGACGGCAGAGACGCAGATGAACTGTATCATATTTTGACAAAATAG
- the deoC gene encoding deoxyribose-phosphate aldolase has translation MEESEMKLSADQIAGMVDHTNLKAFADEAMFEKLCSEAREYGFKMVAINPAQTERCKRLLEGCPVHVGAAIGFPLGQTTLECKVFETKDAIEKGADEIDYVINIAELKNKNYDYIKKEMEEIVAECRKAGVISKVIFENCYLTDEEKVKVAEIAKEVKPDFIKTSTGFGTGGATPEDVKLMKTTVGDEVKVKAAGGIRDLKTALQMIEAGAERLGTSAGVEIVEELKKQD, from the coding sequence ATGGAGGAGTCAGAAATGAAGTTAAGTGCAGATCAAATAGCAGGCATGGTAGACCACACAAATCTCAAAGCCTTTGCCGATGAAGCAATGTTCGAAAAATTATGCAGCGAAGCCAGAGAATATGGTTTTAAGATGGTAGCCATAAATCCTGCACAGACAGAGCGGTGCAAACGCCTTTTGGAAGGATGTCCGGTTCACGTAGGGGCAGCCATAGGATTTCCGCTGGGACAGACAACACTGGAATGTAAAGTATTTGAGACAAAGGATGCCATCGAAAAAGGCGCAGACGAGATCGACTATGTCATCAACATTGCGGAATTAAAGAACAAAAATTATGATTACATAAAAAAAGAGATGGAAGAGATCGTGGCAGAGTGCCGAAAAGCCGGAGTAATCAGCAAGGTCATCTTTGAAAACTGCTATCTGACCGATGAAGAAAAGGTGAAAGTAGCTGAAATAGCAAAAGAAGTAAAACCTGATTTTATTAAGACATCAACCGGGTTTGGAACAGGCGGGGCTACACCGGAAGATGTGAAGCTTATGAAGACCACAGTTGGTGATGAAGTGAAAGTCAAGGCTGCCGGGGGAATCAGGGACTTAAAGACCGCACTTCAGATGATTGAAGCGGGAGCAGAGCGTCTGGGAACAAGTGCAGGAGTGGAAATTGTGGAAGAATTAAAAAAACAGGACTGA